A region of Streptomyces sp. R44 DNA encodes the following proteins:
- a CDS encoding LysE/ArgO family amino acid transporter, with protein MNSSIAAVLAGFGTGLSLIVAIGAQNAFVLRQGVRRHAVLAVVVICAVSDAVLIALGVAGVGAVVTAWPAMLTAVGLAGGAFLLCYGFLAARRVLRPDPAASLSAGGPDAGSARRAVLTCLAMTWLNPHVYLDTVLLVGSLASDRGDLRWAFGIGAALASLGWFFALGFGARLLSGVLSRPKAWRVLDGLVAVTMLAMGAMLVAGA; from the coding sequence ATGAACAGCAGCATCGCCGCCGTACTCGCCGGTTTCGGAACCGGCCTCTCGCTCATCGTGGCCATCGGGGCCCAGAACGCCTTCGTCCTGCGCCAGGGCGTCCGTCGCCACGCCGTCCTCGCCGTGGTGGTCATCTGTGCCGTGTCCGACGCGGTGCTGATCGCGCTCGGAGTCGCCGGGGTGGGCGCGGTGGTCACGGCCTGGCCGGCGATGCTGACCGCGGTCGGTCTCGCGGGCGGGGCGTTCCTGCTCTGCTACGGGTTCCTGGCCGCCCGGAGGGTACTGCGCCCGGATCCGGCGGCCTCGCTCTCAGCCGGTGGCCCTGACGCGGGTTCCGCCCGGCGGGCGGTTCTCACCTGCCTGGCCATGACCTGGCTGAACCCTCATGTGTACCTGGACACCGTTCTCCTGGTGGGTTCGCTCGCCTCCGACCGGGGCGACCTGCGCTGGGCCTTCGGTATCGGCGCGGCCCTGGCCAGCCTGGGCTGGTTCTTCGCCCTCGGCTTCGGTGCCCGCCTGCTGTCGGGTGTGCTGTCCCGCCCCAAGGCCTGGCGGGTGCTGGACGGCCTGGTCGCGGTGACCATGCTGGCGATGGGCGCGATGCTGGTCGCGGGCGCGTAG
- a CDS encoding ATP-binding protein, with protein sequence MSFRSERARLTALYTGLLVLAGALLTGVVYVLVEEGMYSSISMAVTTAVPAQRLERLPSAFPSGMPSAAPASPAPASPAPSTGTVVPGEALAITRTLSDAAESAALDRLLTVSVTVFVCYAVLSLALAWWTAGRVLRPIAVITETARRLSGENLHERIALDAPPGELKRLADTFDDMLGRMERLVSAQQRFAANAAHELRTPLAVQRAAAEIGLGGDPSPERVARMRSKLIEVADTSEQIIEGLLLLAASEQGLKERRRVAVDELARQVVAALGDEAAERGVRVTVRTAPLTIDGDPVLLERLLHNLLVNAVRHNVPDGRVDVRIGADIGIEVTNTGPVVPSATVPLLFEPFRRLNERTHAPGEGAGLGLSIVDAVARAHGAEATASANTEEGGLTVRVVFRPAGP encoded by the coding sequence CTGTCGTTCCGCAGCGAACGGGCCCGGCTCACCGCCCTCTACACCGGACTGCTCGTGCTCGCCGGGGCGCTTCTCACAGGAGTCGTGTACGTGCTCGTGGAGGAGGGCATGTACTCGTCGATCAGCATGGCCGTCACCACGGCCGTGCCGGCGCAGCGGCTGGAACGACTGCCGTCCGCCTTCCCCTCCGGGATGCCGAGCGCCGCGCCCGCGAGCCCCGCACCCGCGAGCCCCGCACCGAGCACGGGGACCGTCGTCCCGGGCGAGGCACTGGCGATCACGCGGACGCTCAGCGACGCGGCCGAGTCCGCGGCCCTCGACCGGCTTCTCACCGTCTCGGTGACCGTCTTCGTCTGCTACGCGGTTCTCTCGCTCGCGCTCGCGTGGTGGACGGCGGGCCGGGTGCTCCGGCCGATCGCCGTCATCACCGAGACCGCCCGCCGCCTCTCCGGTGAGAACCTGCACGAGAGGATCGCCCTCGACGCCCCGCCCGGCGAGCTCAAGCGGCTCGCCGACACCTTCGACGACATGCTCGGCCGCATGGAGCGGCTCGTCTCCGCCCAGCAGCGGTTCGCCGCGAACGCCGCGCACGAGCTGCGCACGCCGTTGGCCGTGCAGCGGGCGGCCGCCGAGATCGGGCTCGGCGGAGATCCGTCCCCCGAGCGGGTGGCGCGCATGCGGTCGAAGCTGATCGAGGTCGCGGACACCAGCGAGCAGATCATCGAGGGCCTCCTGCTCCTCGCGGCCTCCGAACAGGGGCTCAAGGAACGTCGCCGTGTCGCCGTGGACGAGCTCGCCCGGCAGGTCGTGGCAGCGCTCGGCGACGAAGCGGCGGAGCGGGGTGTGCGCGTCACCGTCCGGACGGCGCCGCTGACCATCGACGGGGATCCTGTACTCCTGGAGCGCCTCCTGCACAATCTGCTCGTGAACGCGGTGCGGCACAACGTCCCCGACGGTCGGGTCGACGTGCGCATCGGAGCGGACATCGGCATCGAGGTGACCAACACCGGGCCGGTCGTTCCGTCCGCCACGGTCCCTCTGCTCTTCGAGCCCTTCCGCCGGCTCAACGAACGCACCCACGCGCCCGGGGAGGGCGCCGGCCTCGGCCTGTCGATCGTCGACGCCGTCGCCCGGGCGCACGGGGCCGAGGCGACGGCATCGGCCAACACGGAGGAGGGCGGTCTGACGGTTCGTGTGGTGTTCCGGCCGGCCGGACCGTGA
- a CDS encoding response regulator transcription factor, with product MRVLVVEDEAFLAEMIAEGLRRAALAVDVAADGLEALRKLQLGEYDVLVLDRDLPGIHGDDVCRRVVEQRLMTRVLMLTAAGTVRDRVEGLGLGADDYLTKPFAYDELLARVLALGRRARPALPPVLEQRGIVLDTARRQASRDGRHLHLSPKEFGVLEALLRAEGAVVSGEDLIEQVWEEHTSYRTNAVRVTLSKLRAKLGEPPVVETVPGAGYRIAS from the coding sequence ATGCGCGTACTGGTGGTGGAGGACGAGGCGTTCCTCGCGGAGATGATCGCCGAGGGGCTGCGCCGGGCCGCGCTCGCCGTGGATGTCGCGGCCGACGGCCTGGAAGCTCTACGGAAACTGCAGCTCGGGGAGTACGACGTTCTCGTCCTCGACCGTGACCTGCCCGGGATCCACGGCGACGACGTGTGCCGTCGGGTCGTCGAGCAGCGGCTCATGACCCGGGTCCTCATGCTGACGGCGGCCGGCACGGTACGTGACCGGGTCGAAGGCCTCGGCCTGGGCGCCGACGACTACCTGACCAAGCCCTTCGCGTACGACGAGCTCCTCGCCCGGGTGCTGGCCCTCGGCCGGCGTGCCAGACCCGCGCTGCCGCCCGTCCTCGAACAGCGCGGGATCGTCCTGGACACGGCACGCCGGCAGGCCAGCCGCGACGGCCGGCACCTGCACCTGTCGCCCAAGGAGTTCGGCGTACTGGAGGCGCTGCTGCGCGCCGAGGGAGCCGTGGTCAGCGGCGAGGACCTGATCGAACAGGTCTGGGAGGAGCACACCAGCTACCGCACGAACGCGGTCCGGGTGACGCTCAGCAAGCTGCGGGCCAAGCTCGGCGAGCCGCCGGTGGTGGAGACGGTCCCGGGCGCGGGCTACCGGATCGCGTCGTGA
- a CDS encoding DUF5990 family protein, translating into MRIRIDAVELPGLTCPPGDSSDTAYRNVHVAVQRRDRPAELLDPQPGDAASATWTLECTALASPGGGTDVKGPYIQGRPGNRFIYLSWGAVDEEGSFTMFRRAKLMLDAVPAHELESAVSGGLLVGRLGLTDACGEPLCARVVPPRVTWTAEPRD; encoded by the coding sequence ATGCGCATCCGTATCGACGCCGTCGAGCTGCCCGGCCTCACCTGTCCGCCGGGGGACTCCTCCGACACGGCCTACCGGAACGTCCATGTGGCGGTCCAGCGCCGAGACCGCCCGGCCGAGCTCCTGGACCCGCAGCCCGGAGACGCGGCGAGTGCGACCTGGACCCTGGAGTGCACCGCCCTCGCCTCGCCCGGCGGCGGGACAGATGTGAAAGGCCCCTACATCCAGGGGCGTCCCGGCAACCGATTCATCTATCTGTCGTGGGGCGCGGTCGACGAAGAGGGTTCCTTCACCATGTTCCGACGGGCGAAGCTGATGCTCGACGCTGTCCCCGCCCACGAACTGGAGTCCGCCGTCAGCGGCGGGCTCCTCGTCGGACGCCTGGGCCTCACCGACGCCTGCGGCGAACCCCTGTGCGCCCGCGTCGTGCCGCCCCGCGTCACGTGGACGGCCGAACCCCGCGACTGA
- a CDS encoding LysR family transcriptional regulator ArgP, with product MDELPLDQVRTLLAVVDEGTFDAAAAALHVTPSAVSQRVKALEQRTGRVLLLRTKPVRATESGEVVVRFARQLARLERDARAELGLAAEQGPARVPVAVNADSLATWFLPALTRVPQDPPVCFELYREDESHTTALLREGQVMAAVTSSPDPVAGCSVRLLGLARYLAVATPEFAARHLTGALAQDLCEAPTVVFDRRDELQDTFVRALTRGRSGAGKIRHMVPASDGFRDAVAAGLGWGLVPEPQAASLLRAGRLVELAAGRPMDVPLYWQQWKLDSPALSAVAEAVAAVAAEALLPGRPAGRP from the coding sequence ATGGATGAGCTTCCCCTGGATCAGGTAAGAACCCTGCTGGCCGTCGTCGACGAAGGCACCTTCGACGCCGCGGCCGCCGCCCTGCACGTGACCCCCTCCGCCGTCAGCCAGCGCGTCAAGGCCCTGGAACAACGCACCGGGCGGGTCCTGCTGCTGCGTACCAAGCCGGTACGGGCCACCGAGTCCGGCGAGGTGGTGGTCAGATTCGCCCGGCAGCTGGCGCGGCTGGAGCGGGACGCCCGCGCCGAACTGGGGCTGGCGGCGGAGCAGGGCCCCGCGCGGGTTCCGGTGGCGGTCAACGCGGACTCCCTCGCGACCTGGTTCCTGCCCGCGCTCACCCGAGTGCCGCAGGACCCTCCGGTCTGCTTCGAGCTCTACCGGGAGGACGAGTCCCACACCACCGCCCTGCTGCGCGAGGGACAGGTGATGGCGGCCGTGACCTCCTCGCCCGACCCGGTGGCCGGGTGCTCGGTACGTCTGCTGGGACTGGCCCGCTATCTGGCCGTGGCGACTCCGGAATTCGCGGCCCGGCACCTGACCGGAGCCTTGGCCCAGGACCTCTGCGAGGCGCCCACCGTGGTGTTCGACCGACGGGACGAACTCCAGGACACCTTCGTCCGGGCGCTGACCCGCGGCCGGTCGGGGGCCGGGAAGATCCGGCACATGGTGCCGGCCTCGGACGGGTTCCGGGACGCGGTGGCCGCCGGCCTCGGCTGGGGCCTGGTGCCCGAACCGCAGGCCGCGTCACTCCTGCGGGCCGGGCGACTGGTGGAGCTCGCCGCGGGCCGTCCCATGGACGTCCCGTTGTACTGGCAGCAATGGAAGCTGGACTCGCCGGCCCTGTCAGCGGTTGCCGAGGCGGTCGCGGCGGTCGCCGCCGAGGCACTGCTGCCCGGTAGGCCGGCCGGAAGGCCATGA
- a CDS encoding MBL fold metallo-hydrolase — protein MPPSLHLGPYTVTALADGTGPFFSSRAEAFPDATTEQWAAADQFDPGALDPDGNWRLQFRAFAIRSERGDRGVTLVDAGIGPADSAAASWAPVPGELPASLAAAGIEPSEVDTVVLTHLHTDHVGWAVVGGAQARPFFPNAEYLLQQAELDAIEEVNPDLRSRVIDPLRKAGRLRLLNGETTLRHGERVLATPGHTPGHQSVLVASRRELVAVTGDLLVHAIQLLHPELAYAHERDPAQARASRERVLGCRSSGTSREPVVRSRSTDASGERALLCRNTDTLYLATPHLTDPFIAL, from the coding sequence ATGCCCCCTTCCCTCCATCTCGGCCCCTACACCGTCACGGCGCTCGCCGACGGCACGGGCCCCTTCTTCTCCTCCCGAGCGGAGGCGTTTCCCGACGCCACCACCGAGCAGTGGGCCGCGGCCGACCAGTTCGACCCCGGGGCGCTCGACCCCGACGGAAACTGGCGGCTCCAGTTCCGCGCGTTCGCGATCCGCAGCGAGCGAGGCGACCGCGGCGTCACCCTGGTCGACGCGGGAATCGGCCCGGCCGACAGCGCGGCGGCCTCCTGGGCGCCCGTCCCCGGGGAGCTTCCGGCTTCGCTCGCCGCCGCGGGCATCGAACCATCCGAAGTGGACACCGTGGTGCTCACCCACCTCCACACCGATCACGTCGGCTGGGCCGTCGTCGGCGGCGCACAGGCGCGACCGTTCTTCCCGAACGCCGAGTACCTGCTGCAGCAGGCCGAACTCGACGCGATCGAGGAGGTCAACCCAGACCTGCGATCCCGCGTGATCGACCCGCTCCGCAAGGCCGGCCGGCTACGGCTGCTCAACGGCGAGACCACGCTGCGCCACGGCGAACGCGTACTCGCCACGCCCGGTCACACACCCGGGCACCAGAGCGTGCTCGTCGCGTCCCGGCGCGAACTGGTCGCCGTCACCGGTGACCTGCTCGTGCACGCGATCCAGCTGCTCCACCCGGAACTCGCCTACGCCCACGAGAGGGACCCAGCCCAGGCAAGGGCATCCAGGGAACGAGTGCTTGGCTGCCGGAGCAGCGGCACTTCAAGGGAACCAGTCGTTCGCTCCCGGAGCACCGACGCCTCTGGGGAACGAGCCCTCCTCTGCCGGAACACCGACACCCTCTACCTCGCGACACCGCACCTGACCGACCCGTTCATCGCCCTCTGA